A part of Neovison vison isolate M4711 chromosome 8, ASM_NN_V1, whole genome shotgun sequence genomic DNA contains:
- the EGR4 gene encoding early growth response protein 4 isoform X2, with product MLHLSEFSGPDALLVKSTEGCCAEPSTELSRLPGRDAPATAGYPGGDFLSWALSSCSAGGDLADSCFLEGPAPTPPPGLSYSGSFFIQAVPEHPHDPEALFNLMSGILGLAPFPGPEAAASRSPLDASFSAGPDALLPGPPDLYSPDLGAAAFPEAFWEASPSAGAPSQCLYEPQLSPPDVKPGLRAPPASPALDTASAFKGPYAPWELLSAGAPGSCGSQGGYQAPPDARFPSMGAKIEDLLSISCPAELPAGPANRLYPTGSYDAYPLAAGDLGEVAEGLPGLLTPPSGDGGSSGDGGEFLAGTQAQVSPLGLRSTAADFPKPLVADITGSSGVAEPPGPPPPAPFPPTKARRKGRRGGKCSARCFCPRPHAKAFACPVESCVRSFARSDELNRHLRIHTGHKPFQCRICLRNFSRSDHLTTHVRTHTGEKPFACDVCGRRFARSDEKKRHSKVHLKQKARAEERLKGLGFYSLGLSFAAL from the exons ATGCTTCACCTTAGCGAGTTTTCCGGCCCCGACGCGCTTCTGGTCAAGTCCACCGAGGGCTGTTGCGCGGAACCCAGCACTGAATTGTCCCGGCTGCCCGGTAGGGACGCGCCGGCGACTGCCGGCTACCCCGGAG gcgACTTCTTGAGCTGGGCTTTGAGCAGCTGCAGCGCCGGGGGGGACTTAGCCGATTCCTGCTTCCTGGAGGGGCCTGCACCCACGCCCCCTCCTGGCCTCAGCTACAGCGGTAGCTTCTTCATCCAAGCAGTACCCGAACACCCGCACGACCCGGAGGCACTCTTCAACCTCATGTCGGGCATCCTGGGTCTGGCACCTTTCCCCGGCCCTGAGGCGGCAGCATCCCGGTCTCCGCTGGACGCCTCTTTTTCCGCAGGCCCCGACGCCTTGCTGCCGGGTCCCCCGGACCTTTACTCCCCGGATCTGGGCGCTGCCGCCTTCCCAGAGGCGTTCTGGGAAGCCTCACCCTCGGCAGGCGCCCCCTCACAGTGCCTGTATGAGCCTCAGCTCTCCCCGCCCGACGTCAAGCCAGGCCTCCGGGCGCCTCCGGCCTCCCCTGCGCTGGACACTGCCTCGGCCTTCAAAGGCCCCTACGCTCCCTGGGAGCTGCTCTCAGCTGGAGCCCCAGGGAGCTGTGGGTCACAAGGAGGCTACCAGGCCCCCCCCGACGCCCGTTTCCCCTCGATGGGGGCCAAGATTGAAGACCTGCTGTCCATCAGCTGCCCGGCGGAGCTGCCAGCCGGTCCCGCCAACAGACTCTACCCCACGGGGTCTTACGACGCTTATCCGCTGGCCGCAGGTGACTTAGGAGAGGTGGCCGAGGGCCTCCCGGGTCTCCTGACCCCTCCtagtggggatggggggagtaGCGGCGACGGTGGAGAGTTTCTGGCGGGTACTCAGGCTCAGGTTTCTCCCCTGGGCCTTCGCAGCACCGCGGCGGACTTCCCGAAACCTCTGGTGGCAGACATCACTGGGAGCAGTGGCGTGGCCGAGCCTCCGGGGCCACCACCGCCGGCCCCATTCCCACCCACCAAGGCGCGGCGCAAGGGGCGCCGGGGCGGCAAGTGCAGCGCGCGCTGCTTCTGCCCGCGGCCTCATGCCAAGGCCTTTGCTTGCCCAGTGGAGAGCTGTGTGCGCAGCTTTGCGCGCTCCGACGAGCTCAACCGCCACCTGCGCATCCACACCGGCCACAAGCCCTTCCAGTGCCGCATCTGCCTCCGCAACTTCAGCCGAAGCGACCACCTTACCACCCACGTGCGCACTCACACGGGTGAGAAACCCTTTGCCTGCGACGTGTGCGGCCGCCGCTTCGCGCGCAGTGATGAGAAGAAAAGGCACAGCAAGGTGCACCTCAAGCAGAAGGCGCGCGCGGAGGAGCGGCTCAAGGGCCTTGGCTTTTACTCTTTGGGCCTCTCTTTCGCCGCCCTGTGA
- the EGR4 gene encoding early growth response protein 4 isoform X1, producing MLHLSEFSGPDALLVKSTEGCCAEPSTELSRLPGRDAPATAGYPGAGDFLSWALSSCSAGGDLADSCFLEGPAPTPPPGLSYSGSFFIQAVPEHPHDPEALFNLMSGILGLAPFPGPEAAASRSPLDASFSAGPDALLPGPPDLYSPDLGAAAFPEAFWEASPSAGAPSQCLYEPQLSPPDVKPGLRAPPASPALDTASAFKGPYAPWELLSAGAPGSCGSQGGYQAPPDARFPSMGAKIEDLLSISCPAELPAGPANRLYPTGSYDAYPLAAGDLGEVAEGLPGLLTPPSGDGGSSGDGGEFLAGTQAQVSPLGLRSTAADFPKPLVADITGSSGVAEPPGPPPPAPFPPTKARRKGRRGGKCSARCFCPRPHAKAFACPVESCVRSFARSDELNRHLRIHTGHKPFQCRICLRNFSRSDHLTTHVRTHTGEKPFACDVCGRRFARSDEKKRHSKVHLKQKARAEERLKGLGFYSLGLSFAAL from the exons ATGCTTCACCTTAGCGAGTTTTCCGGCCCCGACGCGCTTCTGGTCAAGTCCACCGAGGGCTGTTGCGCGGAACCCAGCACTGAATTGTCCCGGCTGCCCGGTAGGGACGCGCCGGCGACTGCCGGCTACCCCGGAG caggcgACTTCTTGAGCTGGGCTTTGAGCAGCTGCAGCGCCGGGGGGGACTTAGCCGATTCCTGCTTCCTGGAGGGGCCTGCACCCACGCCCCCTCCTGGCCTCAGCTACAGCGGTAGCTTCTTCATCCAAGCAGTACCCGAACACCCGCACGACCCGGAGGCACTCTTCAACCTCATGTCGGGCATCCTGGGTCTGGCACCTTTCCCCGGCCCTGAGGCGGCAGCATCCCGGTCTCCGCTGGACGCCTCTTTTTCCGCAGGCCCCGACGCCTTGCTGCCGGGTCCCCCGGACCTTTACTCCCCGGATCTGGGCGCTGCCGCCTTCCCAGAGGCGTTCTGGGAAGCCTCACCCTCGGCAGGCGCCCCCTCACAGTGCCTGTATGAGCCTCAGCTCTCCCCGCCCGACGTCAAGCCAGGCCTCCGGGCGCCTCCGGCCTCCCCTGCGCTGGACACTGCCTCGGCCTTCAAAGGCCCCTACGCTCCCTGGGAGCTGCTCTCAGCTGGAGCCCCAGGGAGCTGTGGGTCACAAGGAGGCTACCAGGCCCCCCCCGACGCCCGTTTCCCCTCGATGGGGGCCAAGATTGAAGACCTGCTGTCCATCAGCTGCCCGGCGGAGCTGCCAGCCGGTCCCGCCAACAGACTCTACCCCACGGGGTCTTACGACGCTTATCCGCTGGCCGCAGGTGACTTAGGAGAGGTGGCCGAGGGCCTCCCGGGTCTCCTGACCCCTCCtagtggggatggggggagtaGCGGCGACGGTGGAGAGTTTCTGGCGGGTACTCAGGCTCAGGTTTCTCCCCTGGGCCTTCGCAGCACCGCGGCGGACTTCCCGAAACCTCTGGTGGCAGACATCACTGGGAGCAGTGGCGTGGCCGAGCCTCCGGGGCCACCACCGCCGGCCCCATTCCCACCCACCAAGGCGCGGCGCAAGGGGCGCCGGGGCGGCAAGTGCAGCGCGCGCTGCTTCTGCCCGCGGCCTCATGCCAAGGCCTTTGCTTGCCCAGTGGAGAGCTGTGTGCGCAGCTTTGCGCGCTCCGACGAGCTCAACCGCCACCTGCGCATCCACACCGGCCACAAGCCCTTCCAGTGCCGCATCTGCCTCCGCAACTTCAGCCGAAGCGACCACCTTACCACCCACGTGCGCACTCACACGGGTGAGAAACCCTTTGCCTGCGACGTGTGCGGCCGCCGCTTCGCGCGCAGTGATGAGAAGAAAAGGCACAGCAAGGTGCACCTCAAGCAGAAGGCGCGCGCGGAGGAGCGGCTCAAGGGCCTTGGCTTTTACTCTTTGGGCCTCTCTTTCGCCGCCCTGTGA